The segment TCCTGTGTGAAAAGCACAGCAAAATCATGGAGGCCATGGAGAAACTGAAGTCTGGAGTGCGCTTCAGTGAAGTAGCCTCACAGTACAGTGAAGATAAAGCCAGACAAGGGGTACGTTTCACTGATTGTCAGGCTTGTGCTGACAGCTCTTAGGTGGACTACCTGATGTCAGGGAGGCACCATTGGCTAGTGTAGAGGTGGCCACACGGAGGCCtgtgagccacatgtggcttttttacagttaaagtgtggctcatgaccccccccccgcccccccccccccttctctgtcTACCAGACTGGGGCAgcgggagctcagggcttctgcctgtggcagagtggtggggctAGAGGCTTCTgccctgctggggggcaggggggtcttggggcttcatcCTTGcaggaggcacctgctggggctgaagcaccGGCAGGCACGCCCAGCTCTCGAACTTCGGAAGACTATCGTATGTGGCTCAGAGAgtcagtaaatttggccaccccAATCTAGTCGTTAGCAGGAGACTGGGACTCTGGGAAATCTACCAAGTTCCATAGTACTTATAAGTGGTGTCATAGCACTTAGTGGATAAATGAGGTTGCATTGGGAAGTCTCTTATGGACTTTTTGGAtctcctgctcttcccctttCCTTGAAATAAGAGTCTTTGGGTGGGCCGTATTTCTCCACCTGCCCCATCAATCTGGTTTTGCAGGGAAATGCTCTGTCACAGAGGAGGGTGTTACAGTATGCACTCAAAGTACTTCAACTCCACATTAATCTGATCCTCTCAGGAAACTCAATCCATAGCCAGACCCCCTTGACAGAACACTAGCTCTAGCTttttactcctaggggaattcatcaccaaaaaatttaaaattctgctcacaatattttaaaattctgcatattttatttgtcaaaataacacaatgtaatcactccagtttcagttattttagtaatttatttcaaaatgcttgtcagcaagtatgtctaacaatacaCAGAAAGGAGGAGtcatccggtggcaccttaaagactaacagatttatttgggcataagctttcgtgggtaaaaaaacccacttcttcagatgcatggagtggaaattacaaatacaggcataaatatatattggcatatgaagagaagggaattaccttacaagtggagaaccaatgttgaagaccaatttagtcagggtggatgttgtccactcccaataattgatgaggaggtgtcagtaccaagagagggaagattgcttttgtagtgagccagccacttccagtccctattcacgcccaaattgatggtgttaagtttgcaaatgaattgtagctcagcagtttctctttgaagtctgtttctgaagtttttttgttgaagaatggctacttttaaatctgttgttgagtgtccagagagattgaagtgttcttctactggcttttgtattttACCATTCCTgagatctgatttgtgtccatttattcttttacatagagactgtccggtttggccaatgtacatggcagaggggcattgctggcacatgatggcatatatcacattagtagatgtgcaggtgaatgagcttctgatggtgtggctgggtcctatgatggtgtcactagagtagatatggggacagagaaggcaacgcagggattggttcctaggttagtgtttctgtggtgtggtgtgtagttgctggtgagtatttgcttcaggttggggggctgtctgtaagcgagaattggtctgcctcccaaggcctgtgagagtgagggatcgtttgcAAACTTatcaccatcaatttgggcttgaatagggactgggagtggctggctcactacaaaagcgattttccctctcttggtactgacacctcctcatcaattattgggagtggacaacatccaccctgactaaattggccttcaacattggttctccacttgtaaggtaactcccttctcttcatatgcCAATATATGTTTATGCCTGTATTTgtaatttccactccatgcatctgaagaagtggaaattacacgaaagcttatgcccaaataaatctgttagtctttaaggtgccaccggactcctcattttttttgtggttacagactaacacggctacccctctgtattctaacaatacagacaacaaagaTTCAGGAAGTGTTTTTGATGGGGTTAAATAAGCTGTTAATGCTCTAGGAAGACATCTGGAgtcgtggatagttttctgaaaacatctgcttgatatgcagcagcagtcaaaaaagctaacaatgttaggaaccattaggaaagggatagatagtaaatatcataatgccacagtataaatccatggtacgcctacaccttgaatattgcatgcaattctggtcatCCTAGCTCAAAAAAGatcattagaaatggaaaaggtccAAACGACAAAtttgattaggggtatgaaacagctttcatatgaagagagattaaaaggacaGACTGTAcagcttgaaaaagagagattcctgggggaattctgcgcagTGCGCATGTACAGAATTCAtgttccctgcagatttctttgcttccgtGCAGAAAAGTGACTTCTGATGGAGAAACAAAGGGAAacccacaagagcggtcatgtgcCCTTCCCTGGCAGCACAGGCAGATTGGTTCGGGCGCCTGGAGCAGCTGGTAGAAACGTAAATCACCACTGGGACGGGGTCGGGAGGCTGTGCAGTCATGCATgtaagagggagagagacactctgtccctcttgcttgGTATTGCGGCACGTTcagtgtggagagggagggctctgaggtgtttctgaggaggtaggtgtgaggcagagcagaatgtagcagcctgcctgcttagtgaattgttcccattgtctttgtgaattcccccaggagtataaaacaggtgtaaaagttttaaggctcctttacattgccagagtggtgtaaaggacagtatggccttataaatgcttaagGTGCTTTAGTGactagaactggtctaaattttttggattgaaaaaaaattcctattgCTGTTTGGTATTTACCTTCCTGGAAATGGTCAGTAGCCGATATAAATTGTGAAtttgagtccccagccctcacttgctcttcagttgcctatgatgtaacactgaccatatggctgcatatatttgttgactaataactagaaataaagggtcaaacctagctacattatTATTGGACAAAGGGGGTTTGGGGATTTCTTCCAGTGCTCCGCACTCCCGTTCTCCAtccattgtagtttaaataaattaccaaaataattgaaactggcatgattttattgcattattttgacaaatgtgcagaattttgtagaactttaaaatattgtagaactttaaaatattgtgtgcagaattttaaattttttggtgcagaatttttaatactTTGGCACAGtattcctccaggagtaaagagacaactaaggggggatatgataaaggtctatacaatcataaatggtttggagaaagtgagtaaggaagtgCTAAATGCCCCTTCACCTAAGAAGCTGGGTCACCCTATGAAATTAGcagatagcaggtttaaaacaaaaggaactacTTCTTgacacactgcacagtcaacctgtgctacttgttgccaggggatgttgtgaaggccataaCTAAATTTTAGAAAAGaggtagataagttcatggagcataggtccattagtgactgttagccaagatggccaaGGATGCACCCATTTTGTGGGTGTCCCTAAGACTttgatgctgggactggatgacagagaatggatcattgataattgccctgttctgttcatttccttgaagcatctgacattggccactgttggaagacagaacgctgggctagatggaccattgctctgactcAGTTTAGCCATTCTTATGCTCTATTTTCTATAGGTTTTTGTTCTGAACacattgccatagtatctgatGATACTCTCATTCAACACACATCTGTGCAGTAGTAGACAGCTGCAAAGTTTAAGGTTCCAAGCACTGAATGGAAAAAGGTTATTTGTTCTTTAAAACCCTGTTTGTtggatttttctctctgctttataGAAATGTTACGCACTCTGTCTCACAATGCAGCTCTGGGCATGTTTTGGAATGGGATACTCAGACCTGACCATTTTTGTTGACTCTTTCAGGGAGACTTGGGCTGGATGACCAGAGGTTCTATGGTGGGACCTTTCCAGGAAGCAGCATTTGCTTTGGCAGTCAGCAGTATGGACAAGCCAGTGTACACAGACCCTCCTGTCAAAACGAAGTTTGGATACCACATAATTATGGTTgaagggagaaaataaaatataaaaaagagtGAAGCTGACACTTACTGTTCTATACAGTGAATAGGAACTTCCCAGCAGATTTGTTGTGGGAGTTGTTAGGGTTGGGGATATGTAGGACTCAGGATTTTGGACTGGCTTTTTAAATGGTTTGCACTAACAGGTGCCATAAATACCCAAGTATAAATCAGCTTAAGAGACTTGTATTAAACATCCTTTGGGTGAAGTGTCTGCGAGCCAGTGTTGCTATGATCACTAATTGGCCAGCCAAAGTGAGGCCCTACATTCAGTTTAATGGCATTTGTCTGTAAGGTGATAACTTTTAAAAACcacatctgatcaattccaaaatgtcAGGGGATGTTCCAAGCATTAATAGGCAAAATCCTATTGATTTGGGTGAAAACCAGAAAAGCCTGATTTCAAGTCAAGGCCCCAGAGTGTccatttggtactgcaggcagAGGAAGCTCTCTGGCACCCTCTGCTGTTGCCCACATACATCACAAGCAGCAGTCACTAGACTCTAGTGGCTAGAGCATCACACACTTAATTACTTATGTAGGTAGAGCTGTATACCCTTTCTCCCAGCTCCCAACCAATCCCCCTCAGACCCTCCAGAGTGCACACTCCCCAGACCTGCATTGCACTTAGAGCTCAGCCTCCAGGAGCAATTAAATGTGCAACCCTCTTACAAACCCATATTTGTAATCTGTTTCCTATCTCTTGAATCTAATGTATAGAGTACTTTGTTAGTGCGTTGGCTGTTGCTTTAGCAACGTGCAAATGAGAAGCCAGCCATGTAGCTGTTGGTGCTGGGAATAGAAGCATATTTAAAGTTGTCACTTTGGCCACACTTTCAGACAGGCTTTGTGCATTATTGGAGGCAAGAGCTTAGGCGCAGGAGCTGTGAAAGGAGAGAAGACTGCCTTTCCAAAGGTTACATGTAGCAAAATATGTTAGACCCAGGCAGTCTGTCTTCCCTAACCTGGGTTTCTCAGGGGGAATTGAAATCTGGCCTCCCCTGAATTCAACCCccagagattccaccaccagcACTGTTCTTAAGAATAGAATGAGTCAGCACCTTTTGCATTCAGTATGACCTATTCCAGATGGGAAGTCATCTCAAGGCCCCACCTCACCACTGCTTGGTTTACAAAATATTTCACTCGGTTACTCAAGCTAGGAGGCCTAGTTGTGTACATGCCTAAGAGTCCTTGCTATTCACATCAATAACATTGTGAAGTAGTATGGCCACAATGCTTCTCACTAAGGTCATTCTCAGTGAGACAAGTGGTTCAGAAATGAGTAACACAAATTAACATAAAAACCATACAACTCTAGTTAACCAAGCTTAACTGAACATGGTGCTGAAACACTGGAAAGCAGGCCAGCTCAGTTGTGAGTAGCCTCTGCAGTGACAGGACCCCTTTGCATCTAGTTTGGCCTTTGAACTAGTTCTAATAGGGCAGATAGTAGCTGTTGATTGAAAGGTACTCCAAGAGATTTTTCAGCTGTTGAAGAAccatctacagcaggggtgggcaaactttttggccagagggccacagtggggttgcaaaactgtacggagggtcaggtagggaaggctgtgcctccccaaacagcctggccctgctcactatccgacccctcccaattcccactccctgactgcccccctcagaaccccccacccatccaacccccctgctccttgtcccttgactgccccctcccaggactccaccccctgtccaaccccccctgctccctgactgtcccaacccctatccacacctctgccccctgggactcccatgcctttccaactgccccctgttccctgtctcctgatggccccccagaacctccaccccatccaaccaccctctgacaggccccccccaggactcctacacctatccaactgctccctgtctgccccctggccccagcccctttacaatgccgctcagagcagcatgtctggcagctgcactgcccggagccagacacgctgctgcactgccctgcaggagcatgcagccctgccacccagagcactgcctgtgtggctgggggggagaggggccagtgggggaggggccgggggctagccttcccggccaggagctcaagggctgggcagaatGCTCCTGTGGGCccgatgtggcctgcaggccatagtatGCTCACCTCTGATCTACAGCTAACTGTTCTGCAATGGACCTGGGGAACACTTTCTGTTGAAGGAATGGTGACAAGATAGCGATGCAGCATCGGTGACTAGAGCAAAGCCACTGAAGAATGGGAAGGACAGAGGGTGGGCAGAGATGACAGTTTTGGCAACTGGAGTAGGGGTGTGATGGAAGCACATCAGATGCCTGTGGGAGGGTTTGGCAATTGGAGGCAGAGAAGTTTGGTTACTGTACTTCTGACACATGGTGGTTCCGACTCTTGTGTCCCACTGCC is part of the Chelonia mydas isolate rCheMyd1 chromosome 9, rCheMyd1.pri.v2, whole genome shotgun sequence genome and harbors:
- the PIN4 gene encoding peptidyl-prolyl cis-trans isomerase NIMA-interacting 4 isoform X2 produces the protein MPPKGKSGGKRGKGAAGGASSGERQAPAPAPAPKGGGSSVKVRHILCEKHSKIMEAMEKLKSGVRFSEVASQYSEDKARQGGDLGWMTRGSMVGPFQEAAFALAVSSMDKPVYTDPPVKTKFGYHIIMVEGRK
- the PIN4 gene encoding peptidyl-prolyl cis-trans isomerase NIMA-interacting 4 isoform X1, with the translated sequence MPPKGKSGGKRGKGGAAGGASSGERQAPAPAPAPKGGGSSVKVRHILCEKHSKIMEAMEKLKSGVRFSEVASQYSEDKARQGGDLGWMTRGSMVGPFQEAAFALAVSSMDKPVYTDPPVKTKFGYHIIMVEGRK